The bacterium DNA segment TATTTTTTGATGAAAAGGGAAGCCCTGCATGGAAACTTGCAGATGGTAATCTGTCCATAATTGATATTGGCAAGAGAATTCCAAAAGATCCTGACGAAACAGATCAGCAGATGTATGAGCGTCTTGCTGAGTTTTTTGTTATTTTGAGGAAGAATAGATTTGTAGAGTTAAAGGAGAAACGCTAGATATTGAGCCTCTGCTTGTTGAATTATTTCTTAGGCCCGGCACATGTGCATCAGCGTGTCCGGGCTTGTGTGTATTAAAGCATTATCCGAAAATTCCATCTTTTATTTCAGTCCGCAGGAGAGGCTAATACCCTTAAATAAAGGTTTTATTTTTGTTGAACAGTCACAAGGGTTAGGATTTGCTTTAACAGTAAAAACAATTCCATGCGAATAAATTGTTTTAAAAGTAATTTTTATTTGTAAAAATTGATAAATATGTTATCTTATTGACTGTATTTATATAAATTCAGTCAATAAGGGGACTCAATTATGAATTTTTATCCAAGAATCCTGGAAAACACCATCTTAGATTCTCTGCAACCCGGGAAAGTGGTTCTGCTGGTCGGAGCCAGACGGGTTGGGAAAACCGTGTTGATCAACAGAATCGCTAAAAAGTATTCCTCTGATGCACTTTTTCTCAACGGAGAGGATTTTGACACCCAAGCTGTGCTGGAAAAGCGGAGCGCTGCTCATTACAAGAGTTTTATCGGCAAACACTCTCTTTTTATTATTGACGAAGCGCAGAAAATTCCACATATCGGACAGATCTGCAAACTCATGGTTGACAGCATTGCAGGGTTGCGCATATTGCTGACTGGTTCATCAGCTTTTGATTTGCAGAACAGGTTCGGCGAACCCCTTACCGGCAGAAAAACAACGTTTCAACTTTATCCTCTGGCTCAGGAAGAATTCTCATTTTTTGAAAATTCGGTGGAAACCAGTGGCAGGCTCGATGAAAAGCTGGTGTTCGGGAACTATCCTGAAATCTGGCAAACTGATGACAATAATAAACGTGTTGCTTATCTAAAGGAACTTGCTGAAGATTATCTGCTGAAAGACATTCTTATCTACGATGGTATTCGTAATGCCCACAAGCTGCGTAATCTGCTTCGGCTTATTGCTTTTCAAATCGGCAAGGATGTTTCCTATCAGGAGCTGGGCAGACAGTTGGGAATCAGCAAGAATACTGTAGAAAAATATCTTGACCTTTTGACCAAGGTTTTTGTGCTATACAAGGTGGAAGGATTAAGTCGGAATCTTCGAAAAGAGATATCAAAAAGCAGCCGCTGGTATTTTGCGGACACTGGAATCCGCAATGTGTTTACCGCCAATTTCACTTTGCCCTCTCTGAGGCAGGATATGGGACAGTTGTGGGAAAACTATATAATCAGTGAACGGCTAAAGGTGATCGGCAATAACCAGATGCATTGTAATACCTATTTTTGGAGAACCTATGACCAGCAGGAAATTGACTGGGTCGAAGAGCGGGATGGCAGATTGCATGGGTTTGAAATGAAATGGGGTGATTCGCGTGTGCGTCCGCCTGTAGCGTGGCGCAGGAATTATCCTGACGCGACTTTTCAGGTGATTCATCCACGGAATTATCTGGAATGGCTTCGCAGTGAGGCAAAGCCATAATAATGGAAACTCCTTTTAATTAAAATTAGTTCAGCTTTTTTTACTTGTGCTGAAACAAATTATTCTTTACCTTTTAATAACTTCCCCTCGTTCCCAAACTCCGGTTTGGGAACGAGAAGTATTCTTAAATTAACAATGGCCTTGTCTGTGGCCGTTGCAAGAAATTGTTCAGCTTTTTTTATCTATC contains these protein-coding regions:
- a CDS encoding ATP-binding protein — its product is MNFYPRILENTILDSLQPGKVVLLVGARRVGKTVLINRIAKKYSSDALFLNGEDFDTQAVLEKRSAAHYKSFIGKHSLFIIDEAQKIPHIGQICKLMVDSIAGLRILLTGSSAFDLQNRFGEPLTGRKTTFQLYPLAQEEFSFFENSVETSGRLDEKLVFGNYPEIWQTDDNNKRVAYLKELAEDYLLKDILIYDGIRNAHKLRNLLRLIAFQIGKDVSYQELGRQLGISKNTVEKYLDLLTKVFVLYKVEGLSRNLRKEISKSSRWYFADTGIRNVFTANFTLPSLRQDMGQLWENYIISERLKVIGNNQMHCNTYFWRTYDQQEIDWVEERDGRLHGFEMKWGDSRVRPPVAWRRNYPDATFQVIHPRNYLEWLRSEAKP